One genomic region from Xyrauchen texanus isolate HMW12.3.18 chromosome 4, RBS_HiC_50CHRs, whole genome shotgun sequence encodes:
- the LOC127640066 gene encoding AP-3 complex subunit mu-2-like, whose translation MIHSLFLVNASGDIFLEKHWKSVVSRSVCDYFFEALERATEPENVPPVIPTPHHYLINVLRHRIYFVAVIQSEVPPLFVIEFLHRVVDTFQDYFGVCTEAAIKDNVVVVYELLEEMLDNGFPLATESNILKELIKPPTILRTVVNTITGSTNVGEQLPTGQLSVVPWRRTGVKYTNNEAYFDVVEEIDAIIDKSGSTITAEIQGVIDACVKLTGMPDLTLSFMNPRLLDDVSFHPCVRFKRWEAERILSFIPPDGNFRLLSYHVSSQNLVAIPVYVKHNISFREGSSQGRFELTLGPKQTMGKAVESVLVSSQLPRGVLNANLNPSQGTYTFDPVTKLLSWDVGKINPQKLPCLKGSVSLQTGASKPDENPTINIQLKIQQLAISGLKVNRLDMYGEKYKPFKGIKYMTKAGKFQVRT comes from the exons ATGATCCACAGTCTTTTCCTGGTTAACGCATCGGGGGACATCTTCTTGGAGAAGCACTGGAAAAGCGTGGTCAGCCGATCCGTGTGTGACTACTTTTTCGAGGCTCTGGAACGCGCAACGGAACCGGAGAACGTGCCTCCGGTTATCCCGACCCCGCACCACTACCTCATTAACGTGCTCCGCCACCGCATCTACTTTGTGGCTGTCATACAGAGCGAGGTGCCGCCTCTGTTTGTCATCGAGTTTCTCCATCGGGTTGTGGACACATTTCAG GACTATTTCGGTGTGTGCACCGAGGCAGCTATTAAAGACAATGTTGTTGTGGTCTATGAGTTACTTGAGGAGATGCTGGATAATGGCTTCCCTCTGGCAACCGAATCGAACATCCTAAAAGAGCTTATTAAACCGCCCACTATCCTGCGTACGGTGGTGAACACCATCACag GAAGTACTAATGTTGGTGAGCAGCTTCCAACAGGCCAGCTGTCGGTAGTACCATGGCGGCGCACAGGTGTTAAATATACCAACAATGAAGCTTATTTTGATGTGGTGGAAGAGATTGATGCTATCATTGACAAATCAG gcTCCACTATCACAGCAGAGATCCAGGGAGTAATAGATGCCTGTGTTAAACTTACTGGGATGCCTGATCTCACCTTGTCATTTATG AACCCTCGATTGCTGGATGATGTAAGTTTCCACCCCTGTGTGCGGTTTAAACGTTGGGAGGCAGAGAGAATTCTCTCCTTCATCCCCCCAGATGGCAACTTCCGTCTTCTCTCCTACCACGTCAGCTCTCAGAA CCTGGTGGCTATCCCAGTGTACGTGAAGCACAACATCAGCTTCAGAGAGGGCAGCTCTCAGGGCCGCTTTGAGCTCACTCTTGGCCCAAAACAGACCATGGGTAAGGCTGTGGAATCTGTGCTGGTGAGCAGTCAGCTGCCCCGTGGCGTCCTCAACGCCAACCTCAATCCTTCACAGGGCACTTACACTTTTGACCCTGTCACCAAG CTTTTGTCATGGGATGTGGGTAAGATAAACCCCCAGAAATTGCCCTGTTTAAAAGGCTCCGTGAGTCTCCAGACTGGAGCCTCCAAACCTGATGAAAACCCTACAATCAACATCCAGTTAAAGATTCAACAGTTGGCCATTTCAG
- the LOC127638547 gene encoding LOW QUALITY PROTEIN: histone acetyltransferase KAT6A-like (The sequence of the model RefSeq protein was modified relative to this genomic sequence to represent the inferred CDS: deleted 2 bases in 1 codon) gives MVKLANPLYTTWILEAIKKVKKQKQRPSEERICNAVSISHGLDRKTVLEHLELSVKDGSVLKVSNKGLNSYKDPDNPGRLALPKPRAAGGGGSSCTSSSTKKPGLDWNKLIKRSLEGLHEPGGSSLKSIERFLKCQADVAGFCLSGSMAPGLFHQQLRLALKRAVAHGRIVKQGPLFQFVSRSSHNDRTGCVSLDSLPPVRLLPHEQDRPVAEPIPICSFCLGTKEQNRDKMPEELISCADCGNSGHPSCLKFSPELTARVKALWWQCIECKTCSSCQDQGKNADNMLFCDSCDRGFHMECCDPPLMRMPKGMWICQICRPRKKGKKLLREKAAQIKRRYNAPLGRPKGRPGRPFKKLRGGGRGRRRRGAGGLDQCSQGSSSPHSSSSSSCEGYPGDDRMLFSLREEDSEQGGLRFNKKTKGLIDALSKFFTPSPDGRKARTEMVDYSQQYRIRKKNNRKGEQDDRTGDNQESSDNWREDEDKLPGHENLTEKDVELFSHIQDLALQKVGVTGPPDPHMRCPSVIEFGKYEIQTWYSSPYPQEYSRLPKLYLCEFCLRYMKSRSILYQHMRKCNWFHPPANEIYRKDDVSVFEVDGNVSTIYCQNLCLLAKLFLDHKTLYYDVEPFLFYVLTQNDDKGCHLVGYFSKEKHCQQKYNVSCIMILPQYQRKGYGRFLIDFSYLLSKREGQPGSPEKPLSDLGRLSYVAYWRSVVLECLHEIRDRQLTIRRLSKVTGICPQDITATLLNLNMLEQRGDQVVVLRREKLVGTHMARLKAKPRLLEVEPDCLRWTPVIVSNTVVSEGEGDNDEEGEGETNKVIKHSQKPHSPLSWHVPGEREKEEEKKSFPTFPKSQRSPPPSSVCNSVLSPERPSLFLPTNGERRGPGRPPKNWLWGKVKDAPRPGPGRPRKVRPPEDEDEDEEEEEEEEDITDINKVTRSSPTLALENESDSTSTCPLEDPRHPAVALPRSRGRPPQKRGPKRRLSDGPEDGPPSLLHTTRLSEPAPVRQAFFNESSEDEDDEEESRTRSPPVLSKPTLGLKCKKPLRKRRARQRSHPHSSVVTETISETTEVLDEPFVDSDSERPMPRLEEETPFGNPLRRYTAARKHMGPAPKGISRSNLTESEDDDPTPVLKPVAGLRRPEPSETTTTEVPEVPVKKKKGWPKGKSRKPLHWKKRPGRKPGSGVSQTVDSSFAVPSVEDPPPPKIKLKPGRKPRSYYLQRAQEEAARQEFERNQLSQHQLDNSTPEDRACKKTAKALTVDLNPEKQKDSDEEEDEEEEEEDFLQSFRQPSKPKRRGRPPKNATLPSPVPKPPPVSEPDEEDEEDRPWLVEKTCRPPPCTISQSSSTKVPQPRANTDMADAEEDEEHDDEDCDNRVSRRTAMTPGSGSRRSDDHDADDEGDGCMEEKSDSGSSSKRRKGQDFEDDEEEEPSSPAHSPPVKEEPQSSESFVDMQGNMAHDYVSKQEEGEEEDVEEVEEVKTRPLDSQDERRRREQEESAAAAAAVETVTTITAPSEPLDLQPLNVEEKAVLLIDTEHSNQHPNFKDDLSHHQHTHHHSSELDLETVQAVQSLTQGEAQEEESESHGAYQDCEETLAACRTLQSYSHGEGEEETLALVEDCGASQHSPMPNAAIPTLPNQSVRSVNSPGMTPGPMETGPGVSGPTGTGGGTGGGYTQITPEHPSSLSAPLLQNMETSPMMDVPSVSDHSQQVVDSGFSDLGSIESTTENYDNPSSYDSTMGGGGNGGGNGSNGGGMSAAVAVVAASSSSSSSSSSSVTPSSSQGNSCSFVSTPGMASSSTGVGPQIAMGSCSLIQQAGPGPTNGPGSNSGSGVPQPPPPPPPPSTNTPSCNIKSPQGCVIERPPSASQQQQKKVSQPPQQQQNSQPQPPPSAPPPPPPQQQALSQCSMGNGFGSTPMIMEIPESAGSGGGGRTLYDRMGQDFGPGAYGQPSATFSLAKLQQLTNTIMDPHSMSYSHSAAVTSYATSVSLSNAGLAQLASSPHPSLSQAQPTMTPSPNLSSGSMNLGSPLIQCNMTGPNIGLPPPPHTQRLQGQMATVKGHISIRSKASQIPAGSPHQQQLYSRSSGAVTMQGSPRTLAVQRGMMPNLMPTPAAYNSMNMNPLNAAMSAGYRMPQPMMNSGYHSNTPYMNQPAQYPMQMQMGMMGGQAYPQQPMQPNHHGNMMYTGPSHHSYAGVPKQSPYMSR, from the exons CCTGTGGCAGAGCCCATACCCATCTGTAGTTTCTGTCTGGGGACCAAGGAACAGAACCGTGACAAGATGCCAGAAGAGCTCATCTCCTGTGCAGACTGTGGAAACAGCG GTCACCCGTCTTGTCTGAAGTTCTCTCCAGAGCTCACGGCACGGGTTAAAGCTCTGTGGTGGCAGTGTATCGAGTGCAAGACCTGCAGTAGCTGCCAGGATCAAGGAAAAAATGCT GACAACATGTTGTTTTGTGACTCCTGTGACCGAGGTTTCCACATGGAGTGTTGTGACCCTCCACTCATGCGAATGCCGAAAG GCATGTGGATTTGTCAGATCTGTCGGCCgagaaaaaagggaaaaaagcTCTTGCGTGAAAAAGCTGCACAAATCAAACGGAGATACAATGCACCACTGGGACGGCCGAAGGGCAG ACCGGGCCGCCCATTTAAGAAGCTTAGAGGTGGTGGCCGCGGCAGGAGAAGACGAGGTGCTGGAGGCTTGGACCAGTGCTCACAAGGCTCCTCCTCCCCACACTCTTCCTCGAGCTCATCATGTGAAGGCTACCCCGGTGACGATCGCATGCTGTTCTCTCTCCGCGAAGAAGATTCCGAGCAGGGTGGCTTGCGCttcaacaaaaagacaaagggcCTAATTGATGCCCTGAGCAAGTTTTTTACACCGTCCCCAGATGGGCGCAAAGCGCGCACTGAAATGGTGGACTATTCCCAGCAATACCGCATCCGCAAGAAGAACAACCGCAAAGGTGAACAGGATGACAGGACAGGAG ACAATCAGGAGTCTAGTGATAACTGGCGGGAGGACGAAGATAAGCTGCCAGGACACGAGAACCTAACTGAGAAGGACGTGGAGCTCTTCAGCCATATTCAGGATCTGGCACTACAG AAAGTCGGTGTGACTGGGCCACCTGACCCCCATATGCGCTGCCCATCAGTCATTGAGTTTGGGAAGTACGAAATTCAGACGTGGTACTCTTCACCATACCCACAGGAGTACAGCAG GCTCCCTAAACTCTACCTGTGTGAGTTCTGTCTGCGCTACATGAAGAGCCGCAGCATTCTCTACCAGCACATGCGAAAGTGCAACTGGTTCCACCCACCTGCCAACGAGATCTACAGGAAGGACgatgtgtctgtgtttgag GTGGATGGAAATGTCAGCACAATATACTGTCAGAATTTGTGCCTGCTGGCCAAGCTCTTCCTGGACCATAAGACACTATACTACGATGTGGAGCCCTTTCTTTTCTATGTGCTCACACAGAATGACGATAAAGGTTGCCATCTCGTTGGATACTTTTCAAAG GAGAAGCATTGTCAACAGAAGTACAACGTATCATGCATCATGATTCTTCCACAATATCAGCGCAAGGGCTATGGGCGATTCCTCATTGACTTCA GTTATTTGCTGTCCAAGAGGGAAGGCCAGCCGGGCTCACCGGAGAAGCCTTTGTCAGACTTGGGCCGGCTGTCCTACGTGGCATACTGGCGAAGTGTAGTGCTGGAGTGCCTGCATGAGATCAGAGACAGACAGCTTACCATCCGCAGACTCAGCAAAGTCACTGGAATTTGTCCTCAAGATATCACAGCCACCCTGCTTAATCTCAACATGCTGGAACAGAGGGGAGACCA GGTGGTTGTTCTGCGAAGAGAGAAACTGGTGGGCACTCACATGGCCCGACTAAAGGCCAAACCTCGTCTACTTGAAGTTGAACCAGACTGCTTGCGCTGGACTCCTGTTATCGTCAGCAACACAGTGGTATCTGAGGGAGAAGGGGATAACGATGAGGAAGGAGAGGGTGAAACTAACAAAGTT ATTAAACACAGCCAAAAGCCTCACTCTCCACTCTCTTGGCATGTGCCAGGAGAACGGGAAaaggaggaagagaaaaaaagcttCCCTACATTCCCCAAGAGCCAAAGATCTCCTCCACCCTCTTCTGTTTGCAACAGTGTACTCAGTCCTGAACGGCCTTCCCTTTTTCTTCCGACTAATGGGGAACGTAGGGGACCTGGACGCCCTCCCAAAAACTGGTTATGGGGCAAAGTGAAGGATGCACCACGCCCAGGGCCTGGACGGCCTCGCAAAGTAAGGCCGCCAgaggatgaagatgaagatgaggaggaggaggaggaggaagaggatatAACTGACATTAATAAGGTCACAAGATCATCACCAACCCTGGCCTTAGAAAATGAGTCTGACTCCACATCAACCTGTCCTTTGGAGGATCCCAGACATCCTGCAGTTGCTCTCCCACGCAGCAGAGGGCGGCCTCCACAGAAGCGTGGCCCAAAACGCAGGCTCAGTGATGGTCCTGAAGATGGCCCACCATCGTTGCTACACACCACAAGGCTGAGTGAACCCGCTCCAGTCCGACAAGCCTTTTTCAATGAGAGCAGtgaagatgaggatgatgaggaagAGTCAAGGACTCGTTCGCCACCTGTCCTCTCAAAGCCCACATTAGGGCTTAAATGCAAG AAGCCCTTACGAAAGCGGCGTGCTCGTCAGCGCAGCCACCCCCACAGCAGTGTAGTGACAGAGACCATCTCGGAAACCACAGAGGTTCTGGATGAGCCATTTGTGGATTCAGATTCTGAGAGGCCCATGCCCAGACTAGAAGAGGAAACTCCATTTGGCAACCCTCTCCGACGCTACACAGCTGCCCGCAAACACATGGGACCTGCCCCCAAGGGCATCAGCAGAAGCAATCTGACTGAATCGGAGGATGATG ATCCCACTCCTGTGCTGAAGCCAGTTGCAGGCCTGAGAAGGCCTGAACCTTCAGAAACCACAACAACTGAGGTTCCTGAGGTCCCAGTAAAAAAGAAGAAAGGCTGGCCTAAGGGCAAGAGTCGCAAGCCATTGCACTGGAAGAAACGTCCAGGGAGGAAGCCTGGTAGTGGAGTCAGTCAGACAGTTGACTCCAGTTTTGCAGTTCCATCTGTAGAGGACCCACCGCCACCAAAGATCAAGTTGAAACCTGGCAGGAAACCTCGCAGCTATTACCTGCAGCGGGCCCAAGAGGAGGCAGCCAGACAGGAGTTTGAGCGGAACCAGCTCTCTCAGCATCAATTAGATAATTCAACACCGGAGGACAGGGCCTGTAAGAAAACAGCCAAAGCCTTAACAGTTGATCTCAATCCTGAGAAGCAGAAAGACTCAGATGaagaagaagatgaagaagaagaagaagaggattTCCTTCAGAGCTTTAGACAACCATCCAAACCCAAAAGACGAGGCCGACCCCCAAAAAATGCCACCCTCCCTTCCCCTGTACCAAAACCACCTCCTGTGTCTGAACCAGATGAGGAAGACGAGGAAGACAGACCATGGTTAGTGGAGAAGACTTGCCGTCCACCACCTTGTACCATTTCACAGTCTTCCAGCACCAAGGTCCCTCAGCCAAGAGCTAACACAGACATGGCAGATGCAGAAGAGGATGAAGAGCATGATGATGAAGATTGTGATAACAGGGTTAGTCGGAGAACAGCAATGACACCAGGCTCAGGAAGCCGGCGTAGTGATGATCATGATGCAGATGATGAAGGTGATGGTTGTATGGAAGAGAAAAGTGACAGTGGCAGCAGCAGTAAGAGGAGGAAAGGTCAAGACTTTGAGGATGACGAAGAAGAGGAACCATCTTCGCCAGCTCACTCTCCACCTGTGAAAGAAGAACCACAAAGCAGTGAAAGTTTTGTAGACATGCAGGGGAACATGGCCCATGACTATGTCAGCaaacaggaggagggggaggaagAGGATGTGGAAGAAGTGGAAGAGGTTAAGACTAGGCCCCTTGATAGTCAGGATGAACGGAGACGACGAGAACAGGAGGAGTCTGCAGCAGCTGCAGCAGCTGTAGAGACTGTAACCACAATCACAGCTCCCTCTGAACCACTGGACTTGCAGCCTCTAAATGTTGAGGAAAAGGCTGTGCTCTTGATAGACACAGAGCACTCAAACCAGCACCCCAATTTTAAAGATGACCTAAGCCACCACCAACACACGCATCACCACAGTAGTGAGCTGGATCTGGAAACTGTGCAGGCCGTTCAGTCACTTACGCAAGGCGAAGCGCAGGAGGAGGAGTCAGAGTCCCATGGAGCCTACCAGGACTGTGAGGAGACACTGGCAGCCTGCCGCACTCTCCAGAGCTACAGTCACGGTGAGGGAGAGGAGGAAACATTAGCCTTAGTGGAGGACTGTGGAGCTTCCCAGCACAGTCCCATGCCCAACGCAGCAATACCCACATTACCGAACCAGTCTGTGCGTTCAGTCAACAGCCCTGGAATGACTCCTGGTCCTATGGAGACCGGACCAGGAGTGTCTGGTCCCACAGGAACTGGAGGGGGAACAGGTGGAGGGTATACCCAAATAACCCCGGAGCACCCCAGCTCTCTATCAGCTCCCTTGCTGCAAAACATGGAGACATCACCCATGATGGATGTTCCATCAGTTTCTGATCATTCCCAGCAGGTTGTGGACAGTGGCTTTAGTGACCTGGGCagcattgaaagcaccacagaaaACTATGACAATCCAAGTAGTTATGACTCAACTATGGGCGGTGGTGGAAATGGAGGAGGAAACGGAAGTAATGGAGGTGGCATGTCTGCGGCAGTAGCAGTGGTGGCTGCTTCCTCATCTTCGTCATCTTCATCCTCTAGTTCAGTCACACCATCATCTTCGCAAGGCAATAGCTGCTCCTTTGTCTCAACTCCTGGAATGGCTTCCTCCAGCACAGGGGTTGGCCCTCAAATCGCCATGGGAAGCTGTAGCCTTATTCAACAAGCAGGTCCTGGGCCTACCAACGGACCTGGATCTAACAGTGGTAGTGGCGTCCCACAGCCTCCACCACCACCGCCTCCCCCTTCTACCAACACTCCAAGTTGTAATATAAAGTCTCCACAAGGATGTGTCATTGAAAGACCACCAAGTGCCAGCCAGCAACAGCAGAAGAAGGTATCACAGCCTCCTCAACAACAGCAAAACTCCCAACCGCAGCCTCCACCCTCTGCTCCACCACCCCCTCCACCTCAGCAGCAAGCACTCTCACAGTGCAGCATGGGCAATGGCTTCGGTTCCACACCCATGATCATGGAAATCCCTGAAAGTGCTGGCAGTGGAGGAGGTGGGCGGACTTTATATGACCGCATGGGCCAGGACTTTGGTCCTGGAGCCTATGGCCAGCCCTCTGCCACTTTTAGCTTAGCCAAACTCCAGCAACTTACCAACACCATCATGGACCCCCACTCCATGTCTTATTCGCATTCTGCAGCAGTCACGTCATACGCTACAAGTGTTTCTCTGTCCAATGCAGGGTTGGCACAACTTGCATCCTCTCCACACCCATCCTTGTCTCAGGCTCAGCCCACTATGACCCCATCTCCAAATTTGAGTTCTGGCTCCATGAACCTTGGCTCTCCCTTGATTCAGTGCAACATGACAGGGCCTAACATTGGACTTCCTCCCCCACCCCATACACAGCGATTGCAGGGCCAAATGGCCACCGTAAAAGGCCACATTTCGATTCGGTCCAAAGCCTCTCAAATTCCTGCTGGCTCCCCTCACCAGCAGCAATTGTACAGTCGCAGCTCTGGTGCCGTGACCATGCAAGGTTCCCCACGCACTCTAGCAGTGCAGCGTGGGATGATGCCCAACCTCATGCCCACACCCGCTGCTTACAACTCTATGAACATGAATCCACTAAATGCTGCCATGTCAGCTGGTTATCGCATGCCGCAGCCTATGATGAACAGTGGGTACCACAGTAACACACCCTATATGAACCAGCCAGCCCAGTATCCCATGCAGATGCAAATGGGCATGATGGGAGGGCAGGCCTACCCACAGCAGCCTATGCAGCCCAATCACCATGGTAACATGATGTACACGGGCCCCTCACATCACAGCTACGCTGGCGTCCCCAAACAGTCGCCTTACATGAGCAGATGA